Part of the Bacillus sp. BGMRC 2118 genome, TTCTATGCATTTTAATGCTAACTAGCCCATTATTTTCAGAAAACTTAATTGAGTTTTCAATAATATTCAAGAAGACCTGTCCAATTAAATCTTCATTCCCAAAATACGTCTCTTGTTCAAGTTGAAGATTTAATTCAATATTTTTCTTGTCTAACATAGGTTCTAAGAGAATAATCGTCCTATTCATTACTTCTGTAATGTTAAACATAGATCGATCAGATAAGATGGATTGATTTTCTAGTTTGCTTAACATGAGGATATTGTCTGCTAAACCAGACATACGCTCAGTTTCTGAAATTATGATATTGAGATACTCTTGCTTCTCATCTTCAGTTATTGAAGAATTTTTTAATAGTTTTGCAAACCCTTGTATTGAAGATATAGGAGTCTTAAATTCATGGGAAAAATTTTGAATGAAATCTGTCCTTAGAAGTTCAATGCTTTCTAGCTCCTCAGCCAATTTGTTAAAACTGTTAGTTAGATTATGAAATTCTGAGAGGTAGCTCACTTTTTTCATATCAATTCTTGTTTGGAAGTTTCCTTCAGAGAGTTGTTCAATCGCATAAATTAGTTTTTGAATAGGCAGAATTGGAACTGTACTGATAAAACGAGCAATAATGGTACCAATCAGTATGCTATTAAGCATAAAAAGTGGAATCCCTGGGAGTACACCTCGATCAGGTACAATTCGTGGAAGAATACCTGTCTGAATCAGTACGTAAACAATAATTGCTAGAATGGTCATGGTTACAGTAAGTACAATAAAGACAATTAGTGAGAATGCTGCAGTCAAGCTCCATAATCTTTTGGTTTTCTGTTTCGCCCGCATCATACTTTCACCGCCTTATACCCAACACCTCTTGCCGTAACAATTTCGAAATCTCGATTGTTTTCGAACCGTTTTCTTAGCCTATTAATGTGCACAGAAACCGTTACCTCATCGGATTCTGAATCTCTACCCCAAATTTCGTCTAGTAATTGTAGCTTGGTAAACGTTTGACCTGGGTACGATAACAATTTATAGAGGAGATAAAACTCTTTTGGGGGTAAGGTATGCTGAACACCTTCTTCTATAACAGTTAGGGTATCATACTCAAGTACCGTTTCTCCAATGCTCATTTTCTTTTCATTGGCAAATTTAGACCTTCTCAAAAGAGCCTTAATTCGAAAGAGCATTTCCTCATCATCTACA contains:
- a CDS encoding HAMP domain-containing histidine kinase; translation: MMRAKQKTKRLWSLTAAFSLIVFIVLTVTMTILAIIVYVLIQTGILPRIVPDRGVLPGIPLFMLNSILIGTIIARFISTVPILPIQKLIYAIEQLSEGNFQTRIDMKKVSYLSEFHNLTNSFNKLAEELESIELLRTDFIQNFSHEFKTPISSIQGFAKLLKNSSITEDEKQEYLNIIISETERMSGLADNILMLSKLENQSILSDRSMFNITEVMNRTIILLEPMLDKKNIELNLQLEQETYFGNEDLIGQVFLNIIENSIKFSENNGLVSIKMHRNDDCLRISITDNGCGMNEKTQKHIFDKFYQGDTSRTNQGNGIGLSIVKRIIDLHGGHIAVQSKGGKGTTFTIELDC
- a CDS encoding response regulator transcription factor codes for the protein MFKILVVEDDRNLRKLMKAILTNGGYTTFTAENGAEALEVLDQEHIDLIVLDIMMPEMDGYTLTKELRDSDIMIPILMVTSKSLPQDKKYGFIVGTDDYMTKPVDDEEMLFRIKALLRRSKFANEKKMSIGETVLEYDTLTVIEEGVQHTLPPKEFYLLYKLLSYPGQTFTKLQLLDEIWGRDSESDEVTVSVHINRLRKRFENNRDFEIVTARGVGYKAVKV